In one window of Spartinivicinus marinus DNA:
- a CDS encoding transglutaminase-like domain-containing protein, which produces MQKPVIILTSLLILLVVLIGVGYWVINSQPAKSTEQLVNDLKPVAKQVRYSFLVENRSDQYIKSAQFEAFAPVTSTPFQQVIDIKSNYDYQLKQDSIGNQSLVYALADIAPYSQKQITIEVKLDLYERQHQRFLTGLAHSQLTKSSNFIEVNHPTIKQVAARFENKPKQEMPLVITQWLYDNIKAVDYIKEDRGALYALTHLKGDCTEFMYAFIALMRQLESPAIGVAGFIAENKVTVLQPANYHNWTVFKQEDSWQLSDPLNNNLEQAQDYIAFRIMVGDNSPDFLRAQRFYRYDKRLTVTMN; this is translated from the coding sequence ATGCAGAAACCAGTTATTATATTGACATCCTTACTCATTCTGTTAGTGGTGCTGATAGGAGTAGGCTATTGGGTGATTAATAGCCAGCCCGCTAAAAGTACTGAACAATTAGTTAATGACTTAAAACCAGTGGCTAAACAGGTTCGGTATAGCTTTTTAGTTGAAAATAGAAGTGACCAATATATTAAATCAGCTCAATTTGAGGCTTTTGCTCCTGTAACAAGTACACCATTTCAACAGGTTATTGATATTAAGAGTAATTATGACTATCAGCTAAAACAAGACAGTATTGGCAATCAATCATTGGTATATGCTTTAGCTGATATTGCACCTTATAGTCAGAAACAAATTACTATTGAGGTAAAGCTGGACCTGTATGAGCGTCAACATCAGCGGTTTTTAACTGGTTTAGCGCACAGCCAGCTAACTAAGTCAAGTAACTTTATAGAAGTTAACCACCCAACAATTAAACAGGTGGCTGCTCGATTTGAAAATAAGCCCAAACAAGAGATGCCATTGGTCATTACCCAGTGGCTATATGACAATATCAAAGCCGTTGATTATATAAAAGAAGACCGTGGTGCGTTATATGCACTTACCCACTTAAAAGGTGACTGTACTGAATTTATGTATGCATTTATTGCATTAATGCGCCAACTTGAATCACCTGCAATAGGTGTCGCTGGTTTTATAGCTGAAAATAAAGTGACTGTATTACAGCCAGCCAACTATCATAATTGGACTGTTTTTAAGCAAGAAGACAGTTGGCAGCTGTCAGACCCATTAAATAATAATCTTGAGCAAGCTCAGGATTATATTGCGTTTAGAATTATGGTTGGCGATAATTCGCCAGATTTTCTACGTGCCCAACGGTTTTATCGTTATGATAAGCGCTTAACAGTAACGATGAATTAG
- a CDS encoding rhodanese-like domain-containing protein, with translation MLRVILLLKLLVVFLVQSIQAAPDVKQCPATKEYLEQVRLAENISQPVDYACFVDIGEITIADYLVVDAREPRHNKDVLIPSSIRMSAKQLATHEFLKDNKLLLLGEGYNTTQMANLCYHLVKSGFNEVKIINNGIWAWHLASKPLSGKEGDIKQLNHVSANQVFRALHNDGFYLLVSDMYQQYLTKLIGTNQTLADLLNNKVIYFPKKTKELSAFIEKQMQRMTAMGQYPTFVLLADGQLKHNLNKQLPLRNLFILSDSIQALLVEYAKSERTAQRYGAVPNRYQCQ, from the coding sequence ATGCTTCGAGTTATTTTATTGTTAAAACTGCTTGTTGTATTTCTGGTGCAGTCTATTCAAGCTGCTCCAGATGTAAAGCAATGTCCAGCAACTAAGGAATACTTAGAGCAAGTCAGGTTGGCGGAAAATATTAGTCAACCTGTAGATTATGCTTGCTTTGTTGATATCGGTGAAATAACCATAGCTGATTATCTGGTTGTTGATGCCCGTGAGCCTCGACATAATAAGGATGTATTAATTCCTTCCAGTATTAGAATGTCAGCGAAACAATTGGCTACTCATGAGTTTTTAAAAGATAACAAGCTACTACTACTGGGTGAAGGATACAATACAACCCAAATGGCTAATCTTTGTTATCATCTGGTTAAAAGTGGCTTTAATGAAGTAAAAATAATCAATAATGGTATCTGGGCATGGCATTTAGCGAGTAAGCCATTATCCGGTAAAGAAGGTGATATAAAACAATTAAATCATGTGTCAGCTAACCAGGTTTTTCGAGCTTTGCATAATGATGGTTTTTACTTACTTGTTAGTGATATGTATCAACAGTATTTGACAAAATTAATAGGCACTAATCAAACATTAGCTGATTTGTTAAACAACAAGGTTATTTATTTTCCAAAGAAAACAAAAGAGTTGAGTGCTTTTATTGAAAAACAAATGCAACGAATGACTGCTATGGGACAATATCCAACTTTTGTTCTTTTGGCAGACGGGCAATTAAAGCACAATTTAAATAAGCAATTACCACTTAGAAATCTGTTTATCCTGTCTGATAGTATTCAAGCGTTGCTTGTAGAATACGCAAAGTCAGAACGAACCGCCCAGCGTTATGGGGCTGTACCCAATCGCTATCAGTGTCAATAA